GGCAGTCTCAGTTCTTCGGCGCGTCTGCAAAGCATTCCGTTGTCGCCGTTGATCACGGCGCAGCGCAGATTTTTCGACGCCAAGATCTCCGATTTGGCCTGAAGCACGCCTTCAAGGGAAGCGAAACTTTCCAGATGCGCCGGAGCCACCTCGGTGATCGCGGCGATCGTGGGCGGCAGATAATTCACCATCGCGGCGATTTCCCCGTGGTGATTGGCGCCCATTTCCAGCAGCATGATTTCCGTGTCTGCCGGCGCGGCCAGCACCGTCACGGCGCAGCCGATGAGCGTATTATAGTTGCCTCCGGCGGCGTGAAGTTTGAAATAATCTTCCAAAAGAGCTTTCGTATCGTTCTTCGCCGAAGTTTTGCCGACGCTGCCCGTGATCGCGATCGTTTCGCGCAGATGCTCCAGCGACCTCAGATAGGCCGAAGCCAAAGAGGCAAGGCCGTATTCACAGCGTTCCGGCGTCAGAACAAAAGCGCACTGGGGATACAGCGAACTCCATTCATCCCGATAGGAGCCAGCCTCGCAGATGATCAGCGAAGCTCCTTTGGCGAGCACGTCGGGAATGAAGCGGTGCCCGTCGACCTTGGCGCCGTGAAGCGCCACAAATCCTTCGCCTTTTTGCGTTTCGCGGCTGTCCACCCGAATGATCAGAGGCAGCTCGGGGTCGACGCCCTTCACCGTCACGCCGGCCTGCGACGCCAATCGACTCAATCTCACCGGATCTTCACGCCCCTCTCGACGGCCCAGCCCTCGACGACCGACCGGTCGCTATAAGGATATTTGACGCCGTTGATTTCCAGATACGGCTCCGGCCCCTTGCCGGAGAGCACCAGCAGATCGCCGCGGCGGCACCAGTCCAGGGCCTTGCGGATCGCCGCGTCGCGAGGCAGCTCGACGGACCAGCAATCGTCGGCGCGGACTTCCTTGATGCCCGCCACGATCTGCTCGGCGATCTTGACGGGATCTTCCGTGCGCGGGTTGTCCATGGTGACGAAGATCCGGTCGGCTTTCTGCGCCGCCGCCCGTCCCAGCAGCGGACGATGCCCGGCGAAACGATCGCCGCCGTGCCCGAAGAGGCTGACGAGCCGGCCTTCGGTCAACGGGCGCAGCGTCTCCAGCAACGCTTTCAGCGAATCGGCCGTGTGCGCGTAATCGACGATGACGCGCACGCCGTTGTCGAGATTCAGGCGTTCCATGCGTCCGGGCACCTGAGGCATGAGAGCCAGGCCTTCGGCGACCTTTCTTTCGTTGCAGCCCTCGGCTAAACAGACGGCCGCCGCGCCAAGCGCGTTTTCCACGTTGTATCGTCCCGAAAGCGGGATACGGACGCGGCCCATCTTGCGCCCGTCGAGGAGCAGATCGAACTCGCTCCCGTCGATGTCGAGTTTTACGTTCGTCCCTTGGAGGCGGGCCGGAGAATCGAGCGCCCAGGTCATGGCCTTCGGAAATTCGGCCGCAAGACGGCGGCCGTATTCGCTGGCGACGTTCGGCGCCACGGCCGCGCCCGGCTTGAGGTATTTGCGGAACAGCGCCACTTTGGCTTCGTAGTAGTTCTCCATCGTCCCGTGAAAGTCGAGATGTTCGGGCGTCAGATTGGTGAACACGGCGCCGTCGTAGACGCACCCGCTCAGACGCCCCTGCACGATGCCGTGCGAAGAGCACTCCATGGAACAGGCCTGGCAGCCGTTGTCGACCATTCTCTTCAAAAACTGCTGGATCTCGCTGCCTTCGGGCGTCGTGCGGTCGGCGAGCACAGACTTGGAACCGTCGTCGTAAACGATCGTTCCCAGCAGGCCGCATTTGACGCCGCAGTTTTGCAGAATGCTGCGCATCATGTAGCTGGTGGTGCTTTTGCCCTGAGTGCCCGTGACGGCGAACATTTTCATCTTTTCAGACGGCTCTTCGTTCAAAGCCGCGGCGAGATATCCCATCGCCGACCGGACGTCGGTTACCTGGATCCAGGGGATCGGCAGCCCCGGCTCGGGACGCTGGATCAAAAGATACGACACGCCGGCTTTCAGCGCCTGCTCGATAAAACGATGTCCGTCGGCATGAAGCCCTACGACGCAGGCAAAAATATCTCCCGGGCCGACGGTCCGGGAGTCGCTTTTCAGGGTGCAGTCCGCCGGTATTTTGTTCCAGTCACCGCCGATATCTGTCAGAAGCCCAGCATTTTTCAGATCTTCAAGTCCTCTTTTCAATCGCCGATCCATGGTCACGCACTCCTCTTACTTGACGCCGACGCCCTTCAGACGTTCCACTTCGTCGACAATTTTTTTGAAAACCGAACCGGCAACGGGACCGCCGTAGTACAGGCTGCCCGTCACGTCGCCGAAAACGATCAGCATGGTATACTGGGGATCGTTCGCGGGCCAGAAGCCGATCATGGACGAATTGTAAAGCCCTTTGACATACTTCCCGTTCCGGGCGACCTGAGCGGTGCCGGTTTTTCCGGCCACGTGGACCAGTTCGCTGTCGGCCGGTTTGCCTGTGCCGCTGACCACGACCTGGCGCAGGACGCCGCGAAGCCATTTGGAATTTCGCGGCGAAACGACGCGGTTCACCTCCATCGGCTCGGAGTGATACACCTGATGCCCCTCGCCGTCGACGGCCGACCGCACCAAGTAGGGGCGAACGAGGATACCGTCGTTGACGATGGCGTTAAAAGCCGTGACGAGCTGAAGCGGCGTCACCGCGAATCCCTGCCCGATGGCGACGTTTGCGGGAGTGATCCCGTACCATTTATCGGCCGTCGGCAGCAGCCCCATTTCCTCACCGTTCAGTTTGATGCCCGTGCGGGAACCGATCCCCAAGAGCGCATCTCTTCATAGGTGCTGAAGGGGGCATTTTCATACCGATCTGGGCCATGCCCACGTTCGACGATTTCTCGATGATCTGCGCTACCTTCATGACGCCGTTGTCCCTTGGATGGGAATCGCTGATATAACCGTCGGCCACCTTCAGATGCGCGGGACAACGGAACGAGTCGCTCTGTTTCACCCGTCCCTGTTCGAGCGCCATGGCGACCATGATGGGCTTGAAGGTCGAACCCGGTTCGTACACCCGGTTTACGGCATTGTTGCTCAAAGCCTTCAGATTCTTAAAGGTAGAACGATTGTTTGAATCGAAAACGGGATAGCTGGCCATGGCCTTGACGGCGCCGGTCCTCGTTTCCAGACAAATTCCCGCCGCCCAGGGAGCCTTGATCTCGGCGGCCTGAGCGCCAAGAAAGCGTTCTACCGCGTACTGAATTTCAGAGTCGATGGTCAAATACAGCCCCTGGGTGTCGTTGCGGTTTCTCGATTCCCGTTTCATGCCCGCAGCGACCGAGGCGCCGCGATACCCCGTGTGCATTTTTTCTGGCACCACCAGCGTGCCGTTCCACATCAGCTCGATGCCGGCAAGCCCCCAGCCGTCCTGATCGCAAAATCCCAGCAGGTGGGAAAGCATATTCCCTTTCGGGTAGATCCGTTTGCGTTCCTCTCTGATGTAAAATCCCTTGCCGCAGTTCTTTACGATCTCTTCCGCTTCGCTGCGCTCGAGATAACGTTTGATCCAATAAAAACGGCGGTCCAATTTCTCCCCCAGAGCCTGAACTTTCTCCTTACCGATATAAGGCGTCAGATTACTGAGGCTTCCGGGCTCAAAGCCTTCCACTCCCGGATCGAGGAACACGCTGTACATCGTAATGGAGAGAGCCAGCGGCTCGCCGCGGCCGTCGTAAATGCTGCCCCGATCCATCGCCTTGCGCTCGCTCTGCTGATACTGCTTGGCGAGCTGCTCGACCGCCCGCCGGTCCGGGTAAATATGGACCCTCACCAGCGCGCCCAGATACCAGGCCATCACGAGAAAGACGAGACACCATTGAATTTTTCTGCGCCTGGGCTCTTTCTCCGTTTCATTCGTTCCCCATTCCGGCATTTTTCCGCATCACCCGTTTTTTTGTCACAAACGATCCATCATCAATTGGGCAATCTTATTCCCGAATTGGTCAAAGAAGCAGACATCGTGCCGCCAGAGCGTCCCACACCATCCAGACGGACAGCCCCCGCCAGATGGACTTGGGTCATCCCGAGCTGACGGGCCGCATAGGTATGAATCGCACGGGGCGACATCATGGCCGCCGCTTCGCGCTCCAGATCGCGGCATTCTTTTTCGCACGCTTCCAGCTGTCCCTGAACTACAGAGATGGCGTCGTCCATCCGCTGAGAATCGTTCCTCAGCATCGACAGAAGCCCCAGACACATGATCGAAGTGATGAAGAACGTCACTAACGCCTGTCCAAACTTTCCGGAATTCCTTCTCGAATATCTCACACCTTGCGCCATGGTCCGATCCGCCCTTCCGCCTTATTCGGCATATCTTTCTTGAAAAAACCGCGAAGCCGTGCGCTGCGCGACTTCGGATTGCGCTCTATCTCCTCGTCGTCCGGAACCTGTCCCTTTCGCGGCTCCGGAACGCCTTTTCCCTCTTCGCTCCATTCTTTGAACCGCCGCTTGACGATGCGATCCTCCAGCGAGTGATACGTCACGACGAGCAGACGTCCTCCCTGAGCCAAGAGCGAAAACGCCTCGTTCAATCCCTGTTCCAGCGCGCCCAGTTCGTCGTTCACCGCAATCCTCAGGGCCTGGAACACCTTCCGCGCCGGATGCCCGTTCATTTTCCGCATTACCGGAGCGGGGATCCCCCGGCGGATCACTTCCACCAGTCCCGCCGTGGTCGTTATCGGCCTTTTCAGCCGTTCCTTGACGATCTCGCCGGCAATGCTCCAGGCAAAACGTTCTTCGCCGTATTTCCTGAAAATCTCCGCCAGAGCTTCCCGTGAAAGATCGTTCACCAATTCCGCCGCCGAGAGAGTTCCCGCAGCGGGATCCATCCTCATATCCAGCGGCCCGTCCTCGCGGAACGAAAAACCGCGCCGGCCGTCGGCCAGCTGCATATTCGACACGCCCAGATCGAGCACCACACAGTCAACCGCACAGATCCCGGCGGATACGCACAGTTCCTTCATATTTCGAAAGTCTCCGTCGAGAGCCAGAAAACGCTCCCCAAAAGGAGCCAGCCGCCGGCAGGCAATGTCTCGCGCCTGTTCGTCGCGATCGATGCCGACGACCCGCCACCGGGAGGAGCGCTTTAAAAACGCCTCCGAATAACCGCCCAGTCCCAACGTGCCGTCAACGATCAACGCGTCGGCTTTGAGGTCCATGCACTCGACGACTTTCGTCAGGAGCACGGGGACATGTTCAAACTCCAAGGTCCGACACCCCTTCGGCCAGGGAGGTGAAATTCTCCAGCATCTCGTCATTGCTGGCGGACCATTTCTCGCTGTTCCAGATTTCCAAATGATCATTGACGCCATTGACGACGACCGCGTCGCTTAACTGCGCGTATTTGCGCAACTTGACGGAAAGAAGGATGCGTCCCTGTCCGTCCACGGGAAGTTCCTCCGCCGCGCCGAGAAGCGTGCGCATAAACTGACGGGCCTGCCCCTTGGTGAACGGCAGAGACTGAAGCTTTTGCAGATATACGCTCCATGCGTCCATGGGGTAGACGGCAAGACAGTTGTCGAGGCCCACCGTGCAGACCACGGTGTCCCCGATCTGGGAACGAAACTTCGCCGGCATGACGAGTCGCCCCTTGTTGTCTATGCGATGGTCATAGCTTCCCATGAACATGTCCATTTTTCCCCACTTTCTACCACTTTATTCCACCACGGCCAGAATATCGTTTTTTTGGAAGAGGGTCAATAAGCTGAAAGATTCTATCAATCGTAGCAAAATGAACCTTTGGTACAATTGTTTACGATTTAAACATCCAACAAAAAAAGGATGACACGCCGAAAGCAAAAAAATTGGATCTTCCCCCATCCAGGGAAGATCCACAATGAATTGTCTAAATTGTAGAATTACTAATTACAAAAATAATACAGATAATTCAAAATATTATCCGCCCGACGCAGAACTTCTCAGACGGGTCATGCTTTGAGGAAATGACGGAGTGGCCCGTAAGCCGGGTTCTGTCTGGGATAGTCATTTATCTAGAACATGCATTGCTGCATGTCTCGAGCGATCTGTACCCGGAGGTCAGCGGGCAGCCTCGGCCCTCCCTATTCGATCTTGCTCCAGACGGGGTTTGCCAGGCACGACAGTCGCCTGTCGTCCGGTGGGCTCTTACCCCACCCTTTCACCCTGACCCGGTGCGGAAACCGGGCGGTCTGCTCTCTGTTGCACTTTCCTGTGGCTCGCGCCAACTGGACGTTATCCAGCGTCTTGCCCTGTGGAGCCCGGACTTTCCTCTCCCGTTTGCACGGCAGCGACTATCAGGACCACTCCGGTTCTGAAGTATATCATCGTTTCGTGCCCGCGTCACGCTGCAGTTTTCCGCCAGCGACTTCCCGCGGCGCTCTTGCCGCGGGAAGTCCGACGACGGAAACCATTTCGCTGAAGCTCCGGTTCTCATAACACAGGCGGCACTTGACTTGATACAGATCTTTGATTCATACTATGTCTCAGTTGGAAGATCGAACCTCGCGGCGCTTCGTATGTGAATGCGTTTTATCAAGAAACAGTGTCGGGTTTTTGATTGAAAATCAGCATCAGTCCACGTTCTCGCTGGCACGCATCGCCTCTATCGTTTTGCCGATCAGTTCGTCGAGTTCCCAGCCCAGCATTTCGGCTCCCTGACGGATCACGTCACGTGAACAGCCAGCGGCGAAGCTTTTGTCCTTGAATTTTTTCTTCACGGACTTCACTTCAAGATCGCCGACGCTCTTGGAGGGACGCATGACCGCCACAGCGCCGATCAGACCGGTCAGTTCGTCGGCGGCGAAGAGAATTTTTTCCATCTGGTGCTCCGGTTGGACCGCAATCCCCGTCAGACCGAAACCATGGCTGGTCGTCGCATGGATTACGCGTTCGTCGACGCCGCGCTCGCGCATGATCTCTTCTTCTTTGACACAGTGCTGCTCCGGATATTTTTCGAAGTCAAGATCATGAAGAATCCCCACCGTCTGCCAAAAGTCGGCCTCATCGCCGAACCCCTGATCGACGGCGAACCAGCGCATCACGTCGCCGACGATGCGGCCATGTTTGAGATGAAACTCCCCGTTGTTGTACTCTTTCAACAGTTCATAGGCTTCCTGCGGTGTCGGTGTCATCGCCTCACAACCTCCCCTGAAAATTTTCGGATAAAAGAGCCGCCCCGCGGCGGCATGTTTTTTATTGTACTCTTTTGCACGGTGCGAATCAAACCGGCGCGTTCCATTTTAATCCGACGAGAGACCGCCCCTCCAATGAAGGTCATACGTCGTTGCGCAGGAGGAAAATCACATGCTCATCGTTCATCCTCTGGAACCTGTTTTCGACGCCTCATCCCGCGTTTTGCTCCTCGGCACCATGCCCTCGCCGAAATCGCGGGAGGCCGGGTTCTATTACGCCCATCCGCAGAACCGTTTCTGGAAGGTTCTGGCGGCGCTTTTCAAGAGCGAGGTCCCTTTCGGCCGAGAGGCTCGGCGAGAGTTCGTCCTGCGCCGTCGTATCGCGCTGTGGGACGTGCTGCGCTCGTGCGAGATCGAAGGCGCCAGCGACGCCTCGATCAAGCGCCCGGTGCCCAACGATCTATCGGTCGTTCTCGATCGCGCCCCGATTCAGGCCATTTTCTGCACTGGTACAAAATCAGCCGCTTTCTACCGCAAATTGATCGAACCGGTTACGGGGCATCCGGCAACAACGTTGCCCTCCACCAGCCCCGCCAATTGCGCCGTATCCTTCGAACGGCTTTGCGCCGCCTACGGCGCCATCCTTCCCTGGCTGTAGGCGCGCGCTCGCACAAGAGAAAAGCGGACGGAAGGCCCCAGTGCCTTTCGTCCGCTTTTATGCCGTCGTCTTACGAAGCGGCGCTTTTCTTCGCCTCAAGCGCAGCCAGCAGAGGCAGGAGCTTTTCCAGCTCCCCCATGCCTTCGATGTCGCCGTCGAGCATCGGCAGCTGCACGACGCCATACTTTCCGAACTCCTTTTGGATCTGTTCGAGATATTGAGCCTGCTGAGCTCTTCTTTTCTCGAAAAAACTCCCCGCTTCAGGCGGCATGACGCGGTTGACGATCAGCGGCCCCACGGCGATTTCGAATTCGTTCATCAGGGCCACGGCCCGCTCCGTCTCGAGGACTGCCAATTTCTCGGCGTTGAGTACAAAGTGGAAGGTCGTCAGTTCGTGATCGGTCAACAAATCGCGGGCACGCTGAAAACGGTCGCGACGGCGAGTCAGCAGATCGAAGACGGGATCTTCTTTCAGTTTCTCGAGCAGGTCGCGTTCGTAATGGGAGGCCAAGCGCATCATGTCCATAGCCTTGCGGCGTTTTTCCAGCAGATGTTCCATCCACATGCCAAGCACCTCGGGCAGCGTCAACAGGCGCAGCGTATGCCCGGTGGGGGCCGTATCGAAAACGATCGCGTCGTATTTCTCCCCCGCGCGCTCCATCAGATCGACAAAACAATCGAAGATCGCCGATTCCTCCGAACCGGGAGACACATAAGCGATGCGCAGCTGTTTGTCGATCTCCTCCACAATTGCGGGACTGACGATCTGACGCATCTGTTCGCGAATGCCTTCCATGTATTTCTTCGCTTCGAGCGCAGCGTCGATCTCCAGTCCCCAGAGATTTTCCTCGAGCTTGACCACAGAGCTGCCGATTCCGGTGCCAAACGCATCGGCCAGGGAATGAGCCGGATCGGTGGACACCGCCAGCGTACGCACGCCTTGGCGAGCCAGATGAAGCGCATAAGCCGACGAACACGTCGTCTTGCCGGTACCGCCCTTGCCGCCGAAGAATGTGAACCGTTTATAAGTCATGATTTTCTCCTTAGCCGTCAAATCCGTACTGTCCCGCCTTTTCCGCGATGAGCATCTGCCGGTTCATCATGCGGCGCTCCCAGCCGGGAATATCCTTCGCAATGTAAGGCAGCAGCTCCATCATATAGTAAGAGACCGGATTGGGGATGCCCAGATAATCGCCGAAAAGCAGCAGCATCAACTCGTCGTTGACGTCGTAAGCTTCCTTGCGAACGACGCCCATGCGCTTGTCAAACGAAGCGCCCCAGAAAAAGAGACGAATCCACTCCCACGCGGCGGCCATTTTTTCTTTAAAAGTTCTGTCCACTCTGCTCCACCTCTATGCATGATCGTCATATAATCCAGCACAGCTCACCGTTTCGTTTATTATACACCACTCCGGCGTATCGGCGACGCCGAAGAGAACCGAACGTCGTTCCGATTTTGTCGCAGGCTCCATTTCATCCGCTGAAACCGATCCCCGCCGCGCGGACGACGGAACGTCTTGCATGACGAATCACGAGAAACGCTCGCGATGCCCTCTTGCCGGAGTTCCTTCAAGATATTACAATGAAAATTACAGGATCAAAAATTTCACGGACATTTACCCAGGGCAATCGCTTACGAAAACCCACTCGAGAAAATTGCCATTAAGCTCACGAGAAGAAGAAAACCGCAACGCAGAAAAGTAAGTTCATCCCAAGAAAGCCTCCCTGCGGTAGAATACAAAGAAACACCGAAAACGCCCCAAAACACCGACAGGAGGCACGAGAATGAACCAGACATTTCTGGAACTGCTGGCAGAAATTGAAGATTTCCGCACAGGCAACGCGATCCACTATCGGCTCCAGGATATCCTTCTGGTCAGCGTGCTGGCCGTGATCTGTAACATGGATACCTATACGGAAATGGCCATGTTTGCCGATCATCAGAAGAAATATCTGGCGCCGTTCTGCGACTTCCGCCACGGCACCCCTTCTCACGATACCTTTGGCAAGGTGTTGAGCCGCCTCGATCCCCGTGTGTTGTCCGAACGCTTCAACGCCTGGATGAGCGAGCTGTACGTCCACCTGGGCAAGCTGGCGGAGTCAAGAGGCATGACCGTCGCCATCGACGGCAAGACCATATGCCGCAGCGGCAGTTCCGAACAGAAAGCCAGTCACGTGCTCACCGCTTTTGCCAGTCGGGCGCAGCTGGTCCTCGGTCAGATCAAGACCGACGAGAAGAGCAACGAGATCACGGCTATCCCCGAACTGCTGGATCTCTTTCAGGTCAAAGACACCGTCGTCACCATCGACGCCATGGGGACGCAGAAGGACATCGCCGCCAAGATCATCGAAAAGGGCGGAGATTACGTCCTCGCCGTCAAAGGCAATCAGAAGAAACTGCACGACGACATCATCTGGCACCTGCGCAGCGAAGCGCAGGACACAAGCACAAGAGAACTCAAAGCCAAAGGACAGTATGCCAGCACCCTGGAGAAGGATCATGGGCGCATCGAGAGAAGAGAATGTTACCTTTCCAACGACCTGAGCTGGTTCGAAGGACTTGAAGACTGGCGAGGCATCACGGGCGTCGCCTGGATCCACAACACCCGGAACGTCGATAACAAGACCAGCACTGAAGACCATTACTTCATCTACAGCCTGAAAGGAGCCCGGGCGCAAGACCTTCTGCGCATCAAGAGAGAGCACTGGGCGATCGAGAACAACTTACACTGGATGCTGGACATGGCCTTCAGGGAGGATGACTGTCGGGCGAGAGCGAAGAACGCGGCGGAAGTGATGAACATTCTGCGAAAACTCGCTTTGCAGATGCTGAAGACCTGTGAAACATGCAAATGCGGGATGAGGAGCAAGCGCAAGCTCTGCGGGCTTGGCATCCCTACGGCTCTGCAGGTCCTGGGGCTCGTCCCTACGGGGGTTCTTATTCCGTAAGCGATTGCCCTGACATTTACCGGGGCGTTGCTGAAATGGGGTTGATGATCATCGACGCGATAAAAAGCAAAGAGCCGCTTCCACAAAAGCGAAACGGCAAAGGACGACCTCGTTGGTTTCTTGTCCCCAAGATATTGCTGGCGCTGATTGCGCTCATGGTCGGGCTGACCGCT
This sequence is a window from Pyramidobacter sp. YE332. Protein-coding genes within it:
- the rsmH gene encoding 16S rRNA (cytosine(1402)-N(4))-methyltransferase RsmH, whose translation is MEFEHVPVLLTKVVECMDLKADALIVDGTLGLGGYSEAFLKRSSRWRVVGIDRDEQARDIACRRLAPFGERFLALDGDFRNMKELCVSAGICAVDCVVLDLGVSNMQLADGRRGFSFREDGPLDMRMDPAAGTLSAAELVNDLSREALAEIFRKYGEERFAWSIAGEIVKERLKRPITTTAGLVEVIRRGIPAPVMRKMNGHPARKVFQALRIAVNDELGALEQGLNEAFSLLAQGGRLLVVTYHSLEDRIVKRRFKEWSEEGKGVPEPRKGQVPDDEEIERNPKSRSARLRGFFKKDMPNKAEGRIGPWRKV
- the mraZ gene encoding division/cell wall cluster transcriptional repressor MraZ, whose product is MDMFMGSYDHRIDNKGRLVMPAKFRSQIGDTVVCTVGLDNCLAVYPMDAWSVYLQKLQSLPFTKGQARQFMRTLLGAAEELPVDGQGRILLSVKLRKYAQLSDAVVVNGVNDHLEIWNSEKWSASNDEMLENFTSLAEGVSDLGV
- a CDS encoding hydrolase, with amino-acid sequence MTPTPQEAYELLKEYNNGEFHLKHGRIVGDVMRWFAVDQGFGDEADFWQTVGILHDLDFEKYPEQHCVKEEEIMRERGVDERVIHATTSHGFGLTGIAVQPEHQMEKILFAADELTGLIGAVAVMRPSKSVGDLEVKSVKKKFKDKSFAAGCSRDVIRQGAEMLGWELDELIGKTIEAMRASENVD
- a CDS encoding ArsA family ATPase; translation: MTYKRFTFFGGKGGTGKTTCSSAYALHLARQGVRTLAVSTDPAHSLADAFGTGIGSSVVKLEENLWGLEIDAALEAKKYMEGIREQMRQIVSPAIVEEIDKQLRIAYVSPGSEESAIFDCFVDLMERAGEKYDAIVFDTAPTGHTLRLLTLPEVLGMWMEHLLEKRRKAMDMMRLASHYERDLLEKLKEDPVFDLLTRRRDRFQRARDLLTDHELTTFHFVLNAEKLAVLETERAVALMNEFEIAVGPLIVNRVMPPEAGSFFEKRRAQQAQYLEQIQKEFGKYGVVQLPMLDGDIEGMGELEKLLPLLAALEAKKSAAS
- a CDS encoding penicillin-binding transpeptidase domain-containing protein, translated to MGIGSRTGIKLNGEEMGLLPTADKWYGITPANVAIGQGFAVTPLQLVTAFNAIVNDGILVRPYLVRSAVDGEGHQVYHSEPMEVNRVVSPRNSKWLRGVLRQVVVSGTGKPADSELVHVAGKTGTAQVARNGKYVKGLYNSSMIGFWPANDPQYTMLIVFGDVTGSLYYGGPVAGSVFKKIVDEVERLKGVGVK
- a CDS encoding ISAs1 family transposase, which gives rise to MNQTFLELLAEIEDFRTGNAIHYRLQDILLVSVLAVICNMDTYTEMAMFADHQKKYLAPFCDFRHGTPSHDTFGKVLSRLDPRVLSERFNAWMSELYVHLGKLAESRGMTVAIDGKTICRSGSSEQKASHVLTAFASRAQLVLGQIKTDEKSNEITAIPELLDLFQVKDTVVTIDAMGTQKDIAAKIIEKGGDYVLAVKGNQKKLHDDIIWHLRSEAQDTSTRELKAKGQYASTLEKDHGRIERRECYLSNDLSWFEGLEDWRGITGVAWIHNTRNVDNKTSTEDHYFIYSLKGARAQDLLRIKREHWAIENNLHWMLDMAFREDDCRARAKNAAEVMNILRKLALQMLKTCETCKCGMRSKRKLCGLGIPTALQVLGLVPTGVLIP
- a CDS encoding penicillin-binding transpeptidase domain-containing protein, with amino-acid sequence MAWYLGALVRVHIYPDRRAVEQLAKQYQQSERKAMDRGSIYDGRGEPLALSITMYSVFLDPGVEGFEPGSLSNLTPYIGKEKVQALGEKLDRRFYWIKRYLERSEAEEIVKNCGKGFYIREERKRIYPKGNMLSHLLGFCDQDGWGLAGIELMWNGTLVVPEKMHTGYRGASVAAGMKRESRNRNDTQGLYLTIDSEIQYAVERFLGAQAAEIKAPWAAGICLETRTGAVKAMASYPVFDSNNRSTFKNLKALSNNAVNRVYEPGSTFKPIMVAMALEQGRVKQSDSFRCPAHLKVADGYISDSHPRDNGVMKVAQIIEKSSNVGMAQIGMKMPPSAPMKRCALGDRFPHGHQTER
- a CDS encoding DNA-deoxyinosine glycosylase, which translates into the protein MLIVHPLEPVFDASSRVLLLGTMPSPKSREAGFYYAHPQNRFWKVLAALFKSEVPFGREARREFVLRRRIALWDVLRSCEIEGASDASIKRPVPNDLSVVLDRAPIQAIFCTGTKSAAFYRKLIEPVTGHPATTLPSTSPANCAVSFERLCAAYGAILPWL
- a CDS encoding UDP-N-acetylmuramoyl-L-alanyl-D-glutamate--2,6-diaminopimelate ligase, with translation MDRRLKRGLEDLKNAGLLTDIGGDWNKIPADCTLKSDSRTVGPGDIFACVVGLHADGHRFIEQALKAGVSYLLIQRPEPGLPIPWIQVTDVRSAMGYLAAALNEEPSEKMKMFAVTGTQGKSTTSYMMRSILQNCGVKCGLLGTIVYDDGSKSVLADRTTPEGSEIQQFLKRMVDNGCQACSMECSSHGIVQGRLSGCVYDGAVFTNLTPEHLDFHGTMENYYEAKVALFRKYLKPGAAVAPNVASEYGRRLAAEFPKAMTWALDSPARLQGTNVKLDIDGSEFDLLLDGRKMGRVRIPLSGRYNVENALGAAAVCLAEGCNERKVAEGLALMPQVPGRMERLNLDNGVRVIVDYAHTADSLKALLETLRPLTEGRLVSLFGHGGDRFAGHRPLLGRAAAQKADRIFVTMDNPRTEDPVKIAEQIVAGIKEVRADDCWSVELPRDAAIRKALDWCRRGDLLVLSGKGPEPYLEINGVKYPYSDRSVVEGWAVERGVKIR
- the murF gene encoding UDP-N-acetylmuramoyl-tripeptide--D-alanyl-D-alanine ligase; the encoded protein is MRLSRLASQAGVTVKGVDPELPLIIRVDSRETQKGEGFVALHGAKVDGHRFIPDVLAKGASLIICEAGSYRDEWSSLYPQCAFVLTPERCEYGLASLASAYLRSLEHLRETIAITGSVGKTSAKNDTKALLEDYFKLHAAGGNYNTLIGCAVTVLAAPADTEIMLLEMGANHHGEIAAMVNYLPPTIAAITEVAPAHLESFASLEGVLQAKSEILASKNLRCAVINGDNGMLCRRAEELRLPEVIRFGRRGEVLFARERLSWEKDHFTVRAILTGLDGLSFNLSLPLAGVHQLYPLCCAIAIAGRAGLSSREIAASLPKCRNSAGRGEIRLSESGAAILDECYNASPAAVKASLAAMDSADIPGRRFLILGEMLELGTASVSEHGRIFERALHVSDLLYLFGEEWKNVDGTADYYYDSIDALIEAVDGTRPGEGDVILVKGSRGNHLERVVRALEL